From a region of the Zingiber officinale cultivar Zhangliang chromosome 4B, Zo_v1.1, whole genome shotgun sequence genome:
- the LOC121976653 gene encoding uncharacterized protein LOC121976653, with the protein MARGRGIRSHCRKFSSKYMSPRCSLPSFRRPITTREGKMKKTPFTSEKKDWKGVSCPVCMEYPHNAVLLLCSSYKKGCRPYMCGTSYRYSNCFEQLKKAHTKTTLVVEDQIHDLLPTRRKSEVTELACPLCRGQVKGWTVVEPARKYLNKKRRSCTQDECSFSGNYKELRKHVHASHPHAKPRVVDPVTDSKWRNMEYQQERADLISTIRSSMPRSVILGDYVIDMGVDDSNSNLSDFHDHLFDVASRMRDHQSIFSTFLRHEARRRLREAYARNLSIINQTDDDDDDDDDDEGED; encoded by the coding sequence ATGGCTAGGGGTAGGGGTATCAGAAGCCACTGCAGAAAATTTTCTTCGAAGTATATGTCACCGCGATGTTCATTACCTTCTTTTCGCCGACCTATAACGACAAGAGAaggaaaaatgaaaaagacaccctTTACTTCAGAAAAAAAGGACTGGAAGGGTGTCAGCTGCCCGGTTTGCATGGAGTACCCACACAATGCTGTTCTCCTTCTCTGCTCTTCTTACAAGAAAGGCTGTCGCCCCTACATGTGTGGGACCAGTTACCGCTACTCCAACTGTTTTGAACAATTGAAGAAGGCACACACTAAGACTACTTTGGTGGTCGAAGACCAGATCCATGATCTTCTGCCTACGAGGAGGAAATCTGAAGTAACTGAGCTAGCATGCCCGTTGTGCCGTGGCCAAGTGAAGGGATGGACGGTGGTGGAACCGGCACGCAAATATCTcaacaagaagagaagaagctgCACTCAAGACGAGTGCTCATTTTCAGGAAACTACAAGGAGCTCCGGAAACATGTGCATGCGTCTCACCCTCATGCAAAACCTCGAGTTGTGGATCCAGTAACTGACAGTAAATGGAGAAATATGGAGTACCAGCAGGAACGGGCAGATTTGATCAGCACGATAAGGTCTTCCATGCCTAGATCAGTGATACTGGGAGACTATGTGATAGACATGGGCGTCGATGATTCAAATTCCAATCTTTCTGATTTTCACGATCATTTATTTGATGTTGCTAGCAGGATGAGGGATCATCAGAGTATCTTTAGTACATTCCTCCGCCACGAGGCTAGAAGGAGACTCAGGGAAGCCTATGCTCGCAACCTAAGCATCATCAATCAaactgatgatgatgatgatgacgacgACGATGATGAAGGTGAAGATTAA